In a genomic window of Schistocerca gregaria isolate iqSchGreg1 chromosome 5, iqSchGreg1.2, whole genome shotgun sequence:
- the LOC126272261 gene encoding fork head domain-containing protein FD4-like has protein sequence MPRPSRESYGDQKPPYSYISLTAMAIWSSPEKMLPLADIYRFITDNFPYYRRNTQRWQNSLRHNLSFNDCFVKVPRRPDRPGKGAYWTLHPDALGMFENGSLLRRRKRFKLLKTDKDRLENELAALANINRFMFAPPPPPPPPPALPPPPPPPTVPEITSVVPSQPAPRPKRDFTIESLISPDKPSEAAPSTAAVVVPPPAGAPVTAPAPRLQPLVYTPAPCYLHHHHHHHSAPPPPAPTSASAAAAAAAAAAAAYLHHPWLMAAPPAAAAPGFYPEVPGVSHAGPIFRFSPTLRSV, from the coding sequence ATGCCGCGCCCCAGCCGGGAGTCGTACGGCGACCAGAAGCCGCCCTACTCGTACATCTCGCTGACGGCGATGGCCATCTGGAGCTCGCCCGAGAAGATGCTGCCGCTGGCGGACATCTACCGCTTCATCACCGACAACTTCCCGTACTACCGGCGCAACACGCAGCGCTGGCAGAACTCGCTGCGGCACAACCTCTCCTTCAACGACTGCTTCGTCAAAGTGCCGCGCCGGCCAGACAGGCCGGGCAAGGGCGCCTACTGGACGCTGCACCCGGACGCGCTGGGCATGTTCGAGAACGGGTCGCTGCTGAGGCGCCGCAAGCGGTTCAAGCTGCTAAAGACGGACAAGGACCGCCTGGAGAACGAGCTGGCCGCGCTCGCCAACATCAACAGGTTCATGTTcgctccgcccccgccgccaccgccgcccccggcgctgccgccgcctccgccgcccccgacaGTGCCGGAGATCACTTCTGTGGTGCCGAGCCAACCGGCGCCGAGGCCGAAACGCGACTTCACCATCGAGAGCCTCATCTCGCCGGACAAGCCCTCCGAGGCGGCTCCGTCGACGGCGGCGGTGGTCGTGCCGCCCCCGGCCGGCGCCCCGGTGACCGCCCCCGCGCCGCGGCTGCAGCCGCTGGTGTACACGCCAGCGCCGTGCTAccttcaccaccaccatcaccaccactcggcgccgcccccgccggccCCGACGTCGGCgagcgccgccgccgcagccgccgccgcagcgGCCGCCGCGTACCTGCACCACCCGTGGCTGATGGCCgcgccgcccgccgccgccgcccccggcttCTACCCCGAGGTGCCCGGCGTTTCGCACGCCGGGCCCATCTTCAGGTTCAGCCCGACGCTGCGGTCCGTCTGA